ttttctgacacacagactaaatagcaaattaattgataatgacagTAACTCAGTACAGCTACGCCATGCATTtggattttgttgttttttgtcataGTCTGCTTGTTCCTGCagtattttaataaatgtattaacatCCTGTTTATTGATCTGTACCAATCCCAGATTATTAGAAGGGTGGAATTTTCCTTAAGCACATTTTCCTTTTGTAGTATTTCAGCCCTTCATGTGGTCCTTTTCTGACTCGGCTTTCCTGTTGCTAGGTGTCCGTGAAGGGTCGAGCCTCGGCCGTCTCACTGGTGCAGGTGGCCTCGTATTCAGGTCTGTGTGTCCTGTTCAGGCTGCTGGCGTTCCGTAACGGGCAGCAGCCATTCCCACTGAGCTTTATGGAAGTCCTCCGAGACCCCCACATTTTGAAAGTCGGCGTCGGCTGCTATGAAGATGGCAAGCGTCTGACGCGTGACTACGGTCTGTCGCTGACATGCACGGTCGACCTCCGCTACCTTGCCTTACGACAGAGGTACAGTTTGGTTTCGATTTCTAGAAAATGACCTTTTGCATGTTTGTTGTTAAGATATGTGAACTGCAAATGATCCTTTTCTGTCCTGTCTCTGTTTTCAGGCAAGCTACTGTAAATAATGGCCTTAGTCTGAAGTCTCTGGCTGCAGATGTGTTGAATGTATCTCTGGATAAATCCCTGGAGCTGCGCTGCAGTGACTGGGAGGCAGATGAGCTGACACTGGAGCAGGTAGTGATTCATTGTattgcaggggggggggggggggttgtccataaattaaataacaaaacactTAAAATTTGCTACAGCTCTGATTTAGAGCCTCTGATATGTTCTTTGACATGATAACCAAACTGAAGAAAGATAATTGAAATGACTAAACCTGATAACACAAACCTATGACTTTACTCTCTATCTATCAATATTACCTACAATGTTTTCTTACTTTAAGCATTGAGGAGATCGTTCTGAAATCTGAAATTAAAATTCATAGTGAGGAATTCTACAACAGCAACTTTACTCtgttctccttctttttctaaATCTTTCTCTGTTCTCCTTTAGATGACTTACGCTGCCAGAGATGCTCAAGTTTCCATCGCTCTGTTCCTCCATCTACTCGGCCTCCGCCCTGAAGCCGGTCCCGCCTCAACCAGCGGGAGCTCGTACTCTGAGTTAGCCGCCCGCTGCCAGGGGCTGGTGGATGTGCCCTTCAGGGGCCGAGGAGACGGAGACGACAGGGCAGCCGATGGAGAGAGGAGGCGGAGAACGCGGAAACCGCCCGTTTATGAAAGCCCAGAGTCTGGAGATCAGCAAGTCCCAGACCCTCGAAAGAATAACAAGAGGAAACCGCTGGGTGTGGGCTATTCTGCCAGGTGAGGACGGAGACAAAATGTCCTTCCTATTGAGACCGTTAacaatgttttgcatttttaaaaatccaacttAAGCCAATAAATCCTTTTAATGATGGGTTCAGCAGCCTCTGACTTTGCCTGTTACAGGAAGTCTCCTCTCTATGATAACTGCTTCCTCCATGCTCCAGATGGCCAACCTCTGTGTACCTGCGACAAGAAGAAAGCCAAATGGTACCTAGATAAAGGAATAGGAGGTACAACAGATAACCTTAATTTGtatccattaaaacaaaatatactttaaGCTACAACATGCAACTTTCTTGATTTATTCCATTCAGTTTGCAAAATTCCCACCTTTATTCAGTGTCTTTAAAGCCTTCATGTGTTTCTTCCTGGAGCTTTCAGGTCATTAACGCCCTGCAGTATGGATGCTTAAAGTCTGACTTTACCCACAGCTACTGATTTATGTCCAGAAATGTCTTTTAAACATCACTGATAAACCTGCCTTAGAATAAAGGGGCATTTCAGCTCTAGCACACAGAATATGAAATCTAAAATGTTGCATGTTGTAGCTTTTAAACTTCTGTCAGTGCACTGATACCGACATGATGATTATGGTAAAGGGTTAAACTGGCTCTTCtttctctgctgtctctctcaccGTAAGATAGTCTTGCAGAAGAGGATCCGTTCATTGTCTGAAGttataatgtttatttgtttccaACCCAGTTCTCCAGAGTGAAGAACCTTTCGTTGTGAGGCTGCTGTTTGAGCCGTCAGGACGTCCCGACTCCCAGCAGGACTATTATCTCACTGCGAAGGAGAACCTCTGTGTGGTCTGTGGCAAAGCAGATTCCTATATTAGGTTTGATGTTCTTCACATACGCTTTAATTCATCTTAAGTTtacagtttggtgttttttttcccccctgaaaTCACGCTTTTGCACTAAGAACCGTTTTTTCTAAAGGTGATTATTTAATTTTGGAGCCCCCGTAATTACACAACTAATGAATGCGCAATTTGCTCCGGTCCCTCAGGAAAAACATCGTGCCACATGAGTACAGACGGCACTTTCCCACAGAGATGAAGGACCACAACTCCCACGACATCCTGCTGCTCTGCACCAGCTGCCACGCCGCCTCCAACGTGCACGACAGCTTCCTGAAGCAGCAGCTGGCCGAGGAGTTCGCCGCCCCTCAGGGCTGCGAGGAGGGAGTGCGCCTGCTGGAGGACGCGGATCGACGGCGGGTACGTTCGGCGGCCCGGGCTCTGCTCTCCGCCGGAGAAGGACTGCCCGATCAACGACGAGAAGAGCTTCAGGATCTGATCAAAAGCTTCCTCAACATGAACGAGGAGCAGGAGCTGACGGACGAGGCGCTGCAGCAGGCTGCCGGTCTGGAGACTAGGTGAGTTTCTATTTATGCTGCAGGATTGATGATTCACATTTTCACTCTACAAACCAACATTATTGTAGCAGCTTTTATTGAATTGATCCCACCTGAGTTTAAACAGAGTTAAGACTGCAAAAACTCTTTTTAGTATCAATGTAATGTAGAAAATCTAGTTCATAAAGTTCATAAATCTGCCACTATCAATGTCCTTTTTATAGAATAATGAGCATGCAGCATGAATAAAAGCTTACATGGTCCAAACCAGAGAGAGGTGTTAATTGAAACTTAACTGACATTACATTATGGCCCTTTGCCATTGTcagaatattatttttaaattaaatattgtggTGCAGAGACGTCCTGGCCAACACATCATATCCTACAGATACCTGCCAAAATCCCACCataatgattttaatgtttttcaatgaaagtatgaatgatgtaatgatgtataTAATTCCCTCTAATAACAAAAATCATATCACAATTGCAGTATCAGACTTGTAAGTGCTCTCCTGTACACAGTTTAATGGTTACAGACACATCTTTTGTGTTCCTGAACTTGTATTTCTTGTTACTAATCAACCAACATATAAAAACTTTACCTTTTCTATTTGTTAAGTACTTTTCAAAACAAGgtacaaagtgttttacatgaaattaaaaatagaGATGAAGGACCACAGCTCCCTCGACATTCTGCAGATACTAATATATCTGACTTTGAAGCTATTATTGGCTGATAATAACATCTTGTATGATTCATCTGCACAGAGCTGAATCAGTTTGATTGTTTGGCACAGATTTTTCACTCTCCTTCTgactgctcctctctcctctctcctctgcaggaTATTCAACGAGGCGTACGTGCCTCATGGCCTGAAGGTGGTGCACACTTACGCTGAGAAGGGCCTGCGGGGCCTGATGGACCTGGAGCGCCGCTGGAGACAGCATTTCCTCACCACCATGCACCCGCgccacctccctcctctctggTCCGTCGACCACAACCACAACAAGTTCATCCGCAAGTACGGAGAGGATCTGCCCATCAAACTCAACTGACCGTCAGTCCTCACTAAGGGGCACAAGCAGCTAGAGAACGGGACAGGGAgcttgatgtttttctttttttcattcacagATCAAAGTATTTGATCAAAATTTGAAACTTCAGCAGCCACTCTCACTTTTACAAGCCAAACTGCTTTTTTTAGGAGAGAAGAGATCGTTGTTCTACCTGTCAGGATGAATGCACTAATGTACCAAACGAGTCCAAATTGTTGCCAGCATGTGGCTGCTGTCAAGCTCTCACGCTGGTGTTAACAAGGCTGTGATTAGTGTGTGAGTGAACACGCTGATCTGCGACGTGCACAGTGTACCGGAGTGCCGCTGAGATGCTGCTACGTTTCCACTTGGACCCTGAATGAATTCAAGCAGAGACTCTCCCTGCGGAGAGGAAAGCCAGCACTGAATCTGAGAAACACTAACTTCACTAATAACGCCATGGTGGACGTCATGTGATTGCATATGGACACTTTTTCTATTAtagaaaatgtataattatttatgagaaaaaagaTGTTAAATTGATTTATGAACTGATTTTTAGAAAAAGCTGCAGCCTGCTCTTAATTTCCCccttaaatttaaatttaatgaaAACTTCccaacccccccgcccccctgcAGGTTAGCAGCTCATTACCTCTATCAGTCTGGGAATACATGATTTGCTTTGCAGAGAGAGGGTCATTTTAATATGACCTTAAATTATTTGGCGCTCCCCTCCTGCTTTTGTTGTCAGCCTATTGTCTGTTTTAAGTCAATAGATAAAAGGATGAGTTTCCCAGACACATCTTGAAATGAAATTTCATCTCTGCcctattcctttttttaaagaaaagatgaGCTTCATGTGGAGGTGCCTTTGGGCCTGAATGTGTTCATCCATATCAaggttttggtttgttttttgtagcAGGAGATCGACACTAACCAGAGCAAACTTGGCTCATTCTGTTCATCATTTGTTGACGCGTCCTGCTGCTGATCCTCCTGACGGTTTGGGAAATCTTCATGGCTCATGTTTTAATGTGCCTCCTaatccccccccaaaaaaaacctgacTGGAGATTCATCGCAGTGTCTGGACGTGACCTCATTTCACAGTTTACAGTTGTTTCATCGCGACGTCGTCTTTACAGAATCCAAACTGCACAGCGGAGACAAAAAATGTGCCAACTCCTGAGATTGATAAactacctttaaaaaaataaacctcCCTCCCCTCCATGCCCCCCTTTGCAAAGCAGACATGCATCTTTTGAGTGTGATCAATTTATTTACAGCATATGAAACTTTAAAttatgaaaacagctgcttcGTCTTTATTCGTATCTGCTCGGATGTAAACCCTGaagctgtttctgtttcctaAATTGTGAATGAAACGAATAATAAAAGTCATGTTTGTATTaaccttgtttgtttttggggttttttttgttgcagaaatgaatttaaaaagacagaaacacattcagtttgtttttttatttcttacaaaATCACAGTTTAATAAATAGTCTGTAaaaatgagtacaaaagcagtTTTCTTAACATTTCATATATGAATCACTCGTGACTTTCAGGTCAAAGGAGTCTttagttggattttttttttttgtcaggtgacttcttttttttttttcttctttacaaTCTAGTTTTGCTGAATTAAGGCCTCTTGATTTTGGCATCAGAACAATCTGTCAGTCAAATGTTTTTGTATCTGAAGTTGAATTAGTGTAGAGTCATGAGCTCCCCTGGTTTCACAGTTCAGTcaggataaaaaaacaaaaacaaaaaaaacaccttttacaaataaataccaaaatggCTCAACATGCAGAATGTAATCCCTAAATGCTGACAAAATGAAGCACATTTCTAACGTTCAGTGTTTGACACTGCGGACGTTTAGCGACAGTAACAATGGCACATGAGGCTGCTTCATCGAAGGGGATTCCAGCAAAGTTTGACATTAGAGAATTTTACTTCATCTTGAATTTAAACAAGAGGAATTTAAACTAAACTTTGGGACATATTTGTGACTTTTGGTGGAATTCCCCTTTAAAGAAGTTAAGTGGTGACAAGGAGTGCAATCCCGTTTTGTGAACGACACTCTGACATCTTTACTGCATTACAGCGAAACCTCTGTTAGAGGGTGGAGACACACCTGaagatttacattttaacactCAACATGTACTTTTAAATTTTGGCTCAAATTCTGTTAGCGATCCTCTTGTGTGTGTCCACCCGCACTACCACAGAGGGTTTCAACACTAAATTACTGCATATTATAACTCCTTTTGTTCATTTCAACAaaagattttacatttattattttttttaaatgacaagaaATGAAAAGGCCTGTTTGATTTTAGCCCCAATctcaactctttttttcttttttttgtgtttttgtttttggaagGGACAGGTTACTTTCACATTTCAGAGCACGAGatgttacattatttaaaacatcacattaataATCTTTTCTTTGCAGATTCAATTTCCTTTAAAAAGGTACACTGAATTTTACTATAAGGCATATTCTAAAACGTTTCCAATTTGCAAGTCAAACCTTGACTCCCCTCGTAGCTTCTCCAAAAAGCTCAAATTttgaagcacattgaaaaaaaaatttatattacaaaaaaaaaaaaaaaaaaatattcttgcagcttttacattttgaccctcaatggtaaaaaaaaaaaaatccatctgcAAAGAATATGTTGCACATGTTTCATGTGGGAGTCgtacaaccaaaaaaaaaaaagaacctcaACTCGCTCACAAATTTCATAAGAACataattcacattttcacacagacCGATATAAAGATTGTCACGTTAACATAAGATGCTGCAAAAAATCATATATTGCTCCACAACGGCTGCGTCGACATGAATCTTCAGCTTTAGTACAGGCGAGCTACAAAccaataatttaataaataataataagactcAACTTCTAAACGTGGTTCGTATGAAGCGGATGATTCCTCCGGTTTTTGGTCAAAGGTTTGATGATGCAGAGAGGCTCAAGTTCTGTACAGCGTCTGTCgcggaaaacaaaaaaaacacaactgcagttttggtgatttttctctctctaactaaCTGGACTCATGCCGTTCAGTGACCCTCAAGCCCTCCAAAAACAAGTTAGAAACACTTTTTTCTAAACTACACGGGCTTTGATGACAACTTAAGACACCTCTCGTCATTTCTGGAAAATAAATCCACGGCGATTCGAAAGACGGGCAAAGATCTCCTCCCTCGCTGCACCACCACTGCTCCTAACAACCCCCCCAACTCATTATTGCTTGCATGTTAATACACACAGTAAGGGAAATCATTCTCGTCtctgaaaacagacagaaaactaGAAATATTGAACAGACTCCAGCATGAACAACAACAAGGGTCCGaacttagaaaaaaaaaaccctaaaaaccTCTGCCTAATTTTCCTTGTGCCCATCTCGGGTTTCCCTTTCTGCTTTTAACGAGGACAGACGCCAGTTTTCTGGGAAGAGACACGACGCGGACGTTTGCTGGTGTATTCAGGATGTAGCGAGTCACAAATTCTTTGGAGTTTCATTCGATAAGCCGAGATGATGGAGCCTGCAGGATTTTCATGTACTGTCCCGTCGATGGATGTGATGTTTTTTCGACATGCTCTCTTTAGATCCACGCAAACTATTCCAAatgaacactcacacacacacacacacacacacactctcactctcacacacacacacgcttgtcGCACACTCACAAATTTACTGCCTTTCTCGATGCAACTCATCTGAAAACACAATTGGCACAGATTATCAAAATAAATACCCTGG
This is a stretch of genomic DNA from Scomber japonicus isolate fScoJap1 chromosome 16, fScoJap1.pri, whole genome shotgun sequence. It encodes these proteins:
- the exd2 gene encoding exonuclease 3'-5' domain-containing protein 2 isoform X1, coding for MSHRGPLTAVITTVLGATLGGLLIWRVYRTKRKRLPSIQKAADPVEAPRPVRNEFTPAELRYTQQPPPTTSTPLPLLEKEFKAVECQTTQLSPATVRIPSYEQLLGVKPVIVSSEEEWQQLWPLMQKELSVFPVLGLDCEWVKPKGVSVKGRASAVSLVQVASYSGLCVLFRLLAFRNGQQPFPLSFMEVLRDPHILKVGVGCYEDGKRLTRDYGLSLTCTVDLRYLALRQRQATVNNGLSLKSLAADVLNVSLDKSLELRCSDWEADELTLEQMTYAARDAQVSIALFLHLLGLRPEAGPASTSGSSYSELAARCQGLVDVPFRGRGDGDDRAADGERRRRTRKPPVYESPESGDQQVPDPRKNNKRKPLGVGYSARKSPLYDNCFLHAPDGQPLCTCDKKKAKWYLDKGIGVLQSEEPFVVRLLFEPSGRPDSQQDYYLTAKENLCVVCGKADSYIRKNIVPHEYRRHFPTEMKDHNSHDILLLCTSCHAASNVHDSFLKQQLAEEFAAPQGCEEGVRLLEDADRRRVRSAARALLSAGEGLPDQRREELQDLIKSFLNMNEEQELTDEALQQAAGLETRIFNEAYVPHGLKVVHTYAEKGLRGLMDLERRWRQHFLTTMHPRHLPPLWSVDHNHNKFIRKYGEDLPIKLN
- the exd2 gene encoding exonuclease 3'-5' domain-containing protein 2 isoform X2, with amino-acid sequence MSHRGPLTAVITTVLGATLGGLLIWRVYRTKRKRLPSIQKAADPVEAPRPVRNEFTPAELRYTQQPPPTTSTPLPLLEKEFKAVECQTTQLSPATVRIPSYEQLLGVKPVIVSSEEEWQQLWPLMQKELSVFPVLGLDCEWVSVKGRASAVSLVQVASYSGLCVLFRLLAFRNGQQPFPLSFMEVLRDPHILKVGVGCYEDGKRLTRDYGLSLTCTVDLRYLALRQRQATVNNGLSLKSLAADVLNVSLDKSLELRCSDWEADELTLEQMTYAARDAQVSIALFLHLLGLRPEAGPASTSGSSYSELAARCQGLVDVPFRGRGDGDDRAADGERRRRTRKPPVYESPESGDQQVPDPRKNNKRKPLGVGYSARKSPLYDNCFLHAPDGQPLCTCDKKKAKWYLDKGIGVLQSEEPFVVRLLFEPSGRPDSQQDYYLTAKENLCVVCGKADSYIRKNIVPHEYRRHFPTEMKDHNSHDILLLCTSCHAASNVHDSFLKQQLAEEFAAPQGCEEGVRLLEDADRRRVRSAARALLSAGEGLPDQRREELQDLIKSFLNMNEEQELTDEALQQAAGLETRIFNEAYVPHGLKVVHTYAEKGLRGLMDLERRWRQHFLTTMHPRHLPPLWSVDHNHNKFIRKYGEDLPIKLN